The following coding sequences are from one Musa acuminata AAA Group cultivar baxijiao chromosome BXJ1-6, Cavendish_Baxijiao_AAA, whole genome shotgun sequence window:
- the LOC135677893 gene encoding probable glycosyltransferase At5g25310 — MEEARNLHIPASKESATSESSSPKALLILRPPLLHSSQNPFRVLSGTLSRGMECRGHGYWSHALLVTLVSSAVILLLFAFNHCSSPISIPAPSASAATVELLRLADSMLLSPPATPIARSSQNLASNASLLDEHTVHSEGTHRQKQKNEKKKKSDGDDGAVEQELAMARAAIRRAASRRANASSVPAHGEDVPLLSTIYRNPTAFFRSYTEMERRFRVYVYEEGEPPLVHEGPCKNIYTTEGRFIEEMEITRPDSGGRRRLRTWDPARAHAFFLPFSVTNMVHFIHRPSPYDHTTFKRFVADYVDVIASKHPFWNRSAGADHFMLSCHDWGPHASRSNPNLYENSIRALCNANTSEGFDPRKDVSIPEINLYTGHVPRQLLSPRLPGLASRPYLAFFAGGLHGPIRHLLLRHWKGRDAGLPVHEYLPHGLDYYSFMLRSRFCLCPSGYEVASPRVVEAIYAECVPVIISKSYVLPFSDVLRWESFSVSVAVEDIPRLKQVLEGVSMAELSRLRDGVKAVKRHFVLNQPAKRFDVFHMILHSVWLRRLNIKLV, encoded by the exons ATGGAGGAGGCTAGGAATCTCCATATTCCTGCAAGCAAAGAATCAGCAACCAGTGAATCTTCCTCACCTAAAGCCTTACTTATTCTTCGTCCTCCCCTGCTCCATTCCTCACAGAACCCTTTCCGCGTTCTTTCTGGCACTCTCAGTCGAGGGATGGAATGCCGCGGCCATGGCTACTGGAGCCATGCCCTCCTCGTCACCCTCGTCTCCTCCGCTGTCATTCTCCTCCTCTTTGCCTTCAACCACTGTTCGAGTCCGATCAGTATCCCTGCCCCCTCAGCCTCGGCTGCCACTGTCGAGCTGCTACGCCTCGCCGACTCTATGCTCCTTTCGCCGCCGGCCACGCCGATCGCTAGATCCTCGCAAAACCTAGCCTCTAATGCCAGTCTTCTCGATGAACATACCGTTCATTCTGAAGGAACTCACCGTCAG AAGCAGAAGaacgagaagaagaaaaagagcgaTGGCGATGATGGCGCGGTGGAACAGGAACTGGCCATGGCACGGGCGGCGATCAGAAGAGCTGCCTCCCGACGAGCAAACGCCTCCTCGGTTCCTGCTCACGGGGAAGACGTGCCTCTACTATCTACCATCTACCGGAACCCCACAGCATTCTTCCG GAGCTACACGGAGATGGAGAGGAGGTTCAGAGTGTATGTCTACGAAGAGGGGGAGCCGCCGCTGGTGCACGAGGGGCCATGCAAGAACATCTACACCACCGAGGGGAGGTTCATAGAGGAAATGGAGATCACCCGCCCGGACTCCGGCGGCAGACGACGGCTAAGGACATGGGATCCGGCGCGAGCTCATGCGTTCTTCCTCCCCTTCAGCGTCACCAACATGGTCCACTTCATCCACCGCCCGTCGCCGTACGACCACACCACGTTCAAACGATTCGTCGCCGACTACGTCGACGTCATCGCGTCGAAGCATCCCTTCTGGAATCGCTCCGCCGGGGCCGATCACTTCATGCTCTCCTGCCATGACTGG GGTCCTCATGCATCAAGATCCAATCCTAACCTCTACGAGAACTCCATCCGAGCCCTTTGCAACGCCAACACCTCCGAAGGCTTCGATCCACGGAAGGACGTCAGCATCCCGGAGATCAACCTATACACCGGTCACGTCCCCCGCCAGCTCCTGTCCCCTCGGCTCCCCGGCCTCGCTTCCCGCCCCTACCTCGCCTTCTTCGCCGGCGGCCTTCACGGCCCCatccgccacctcctcctccgccactgGAAGGGCCGCGACGCCGGCCTCCCAGTTCACGAGTACCTCCCCCACGGCCTCGACTACTACTCCTTCATGCTCAGGTCCCGCTTCTGCCTCTGCCCGAGCGGGTACGAGGTGGCGAGCCCCAGGGTGGTGGAGGCCATCTACGCCGAGTGCGTGCCGGTGATCATATCGAAGAGCTACGTGCTGCCGTTCAGCGATGTGCTGAGGTGGGAGTCGTTCTCGGTGTCGGTCGCGGTGGAGGACATACCGAGGCTGAAGCAAGTCCTGGAAGGCGTATCGATGGCGGAGCTGAGTAGGCTGAGGGATGGGGTGAAGGCAGTGAAGCGCCACTTCGTGTTGAACCAACCAGCGAAGAGGTTTGATGTGTTCCATATGATCCTGCACTCGGTGTGGTTGAGGAGGCTCAACATAAAGCTGGTGTGA